From a region of the Labilithrix sp. genome:
- a CDS encoding ATP-grasp domain-containing protein, whose translation MKVVFLSPVYPPEMIEYTRGLAEVGAEVYGVGDTPFEALPARVRPHLHDYLRVPRIMAEDDVMDRVSAWMRGKTVDRVLTNWEPLVILAARLRERWGVPGMSVDTVTGFRDKQLMKERVAAAGLRVPKSRRVATESEVRAAAEEIGYPLILKPIAGAGSADTYKVTSDKELEAAMKSMRGVPEASCEEYVAGEEFTYDTVCVDGVPAYENVAQYLPKPLEMRTLEWVSPVIITVRDLQQKKIRTGIELGRKVLKALNMGSGFTHMEWFYTAKGEAVFGEIGCRPGGAHLVDQMNYTSDIDLFREWARACVHGEIAAKGPRKYNTGIVFKRAMGQGRITRIEGLGAWLRECGAWVCEEKLLRPGTPRRNWKHTLLSDGHVIVRHPEWDEAHRMSFAAATGIRMFAE comes from the coding sequence ATGAAGGTCGTGTTCCTCTCCCCCGTCTACCCGCCCGAGATGATCGAGTACACGCGCGGCCTCGCCGAGGTCGGCGCGGAGGTCTACGGCGTGGGCGACACGCCCTTCGAGGCCCTCCCCGCCCGCGTGCGGCCGCACCTCCACGACTACCTCCGCGTCCCGCGCATCATGGCGGAGGACGACGTGATGGACCGCGTCAGCGCGTGGATGCGCGGCAAGACGGTGGACCGCGTCCTCACGAACTGGGAGCCGCTCGTCATCCTCGCCGCGCGCCTCCGCGAGCGCTGGGGCGTCCCGGGCATGAGCGTCGACACGGTGACCGGCTTCCGCGACAAGCAGCTGATGAAGGAGCGCGTCGCGGCGGCGGGGCTCCGCGTGCCGAAGTCGCGCCGCGTCGCGACCGAGAGCGAGGTCCGCGCGGCGGCGGAGGAGATCGGCTATCCGCTCATCCTCAAGCCGATCGCGGGCGCGGGCAGCGCGGACACGTACAAGGTCACGAGCGACAAGGAGCTCGAGGCGGCGATGAAGTCGATGCGCGGCGTGCCGGAGGCGAGCTGCGAGGAGTACGTCGCGGGCGAAGAGTTCACCTACGACACGGTCTGCGTCGACGGCGTGCCCGCGTACGAGAACGTGGCGCAGTACCTGCCGAAGCCGCTCGAGATGCGCACGCTCGAGTGGGTCAGCCCCGTCATCATCACGGTGCGTGACCTCCAGCAGAAGAAGATCCGGACCGGCATCGAGCTCGGTCGCAAGGTGCTGAAGGCCCTGAACATGGGCTCGGGCTTCACGCACATGGAGTGGTTTTACACCGCGAAGGGCGAGGCGGTGTTCGGCGAGATCGGCTGCCGGCCCGGCGGGGCGCACCTCGTCGATCAGATGAACTACACCTCGGACATCGATCTGTTCCGCGAGTGGGCGCGCGCGTGCGTGCACGGCGAGATCGCGGCGAAGGGGCCGCGCAAGTACAACACCGGCATCGTCTTCAAGCGCGCGATGGGCCAGGGCCGCATCACGCGCATCGAGGGCCTCGGCGCGTGGCTGCGCGAGTGCGGCGCGTGGGTCTGCGAGGAGAAGCTCCTCCGCCCCGGCACGCCGCGCCGCAACTGGAAGCACACGCTGCTCTCGGACGGCCACGTCATCGTGCGCCACCCGGAGTGGGACGAGGCGCACCGCATGTCGTTCGCCGCGGCGACGGGCATCCGCATGTTCGCGGAGTGA
- a CDS encoding C-type lectin domain-containing protein: MAAVCAAATACGLDLVGTAVFEAPGSGDDASVVVDAFVPDAPAAPGADADADAVHAADAASPLAPCEGDAAIVAFGRCYLRLREQRSQPEQRLACEDAGMHLVTIRSAEENAFVADAGGGVDQWIGFVAPPERVNDPDGFGWLSKDPVTFIAWRPPDPNGGHQCARMYPNEPFDWGDLTCTAPLAALCERDR; encoded by the coding sequence GTGGCTGCGGTGTGCGCTGCTGCGACGGCGTGTGGGCTCGATCTCGTCGGCACCGCTGTCTTCGAGGCGCCGGGCTCCGGCGACGACGCGAGCGTGGTCGTCGACGCGTTCGTCCCGGACGCGCCCGCCGCGCCGGGAGCGGACGCGGACGCCGACGCGGTCCACGCGGCCGACGCGGCGAGCCCGCTCGCGCCGTGCGAAGGCGACGCGGCGATCGTCGCGTTCGGCCGCTGCTACCTCCGCTTGCGCGAGCAGCGATCGCAGCCCGAGCAGCGCCTCGCGTGCGAGGACGCGGGCATGCACCTCGTGACGATCCGCAGCGCGGAGGAGAACGCGTTCGTCGCCGACGCCGGCGGCGGCGTCGATCAATGGATCGGCTTCGTCGCGCCGCCGGAGCGCGTGAACGATCCGGACGGCTTCGGCTGGCTGTCCAAAGACCCCGTCACCTTCATCGCCTGGCGCCCGCCCGATCCGAACGGCGGGCACCAGTGCGCGCGCATGTACCCGAACGAGCCCTTCGACTGGGGCGACCTCACGTGCACGGCCCCGCTCGCCGCGCTGTGCGAGCGCGACCGCTGA
- a CDS encoding chromosome partitioning protein ParB: protein MAATKKKAASRAAPKRTPRKQKADSAGLEPLACRVDEGDPALAPLEAIIEAEGGLVVGRYKDPLGGHPLVAAILPVGKIEPTPFQRDLSDTHHKRLADVIQKTGRFLDPLIAITSPKHAPGKKKSGESDAGFWTPNGRHRLEAMRRLGARAITALVVPTREVAWQILALNTEKAHNLKERALEVIRIYRGLLEEDDSLSEKGFAFYLEDPALVTLGVCYEKNPRFAGGAYHPVLRRVEEFSERPIKEAIAEHERLAALTLEVEAQVATAVQRLREKGLVSPYLRSFVVARVNPLRWIQGDLPPADKVLTQMRDRAAKFNVDKVKQDDLARMGGGVPDEE from the coding sequence GTGGCAGCCACGAAGAAGAAGGCGGCGTCGCGCGCGGCGCCGAAGCGGACACCGCGGAAACAGAAGGCCGACTCGGCGGGGCTCGAGCCGCTCGCGTGCCGCGTCGACGAGGGCGATCCCGCGCTCGCGCCGCTCGAGGCGATCATCGAGGCCGAGGGCGGGCTCGTGGTCGGCCGCTACAAGGATCCGCTCGGCGGGCATCCGCTCGTCGCCGCGATCCTGCCGGTCGGGAAGATCGAGCCGACGCCGTTCCAGCGCGACCTCAGCGACACGCATCACAAGCGGCTCGCCGACGTGATCCAGAAGACGGGTCGCTTCCTCGATCCGCTCATCGCGATCACGTCGCCGAAGCACGCGCCCGGGAAGAAGAAGAGCGGCGAGAGCGACGCCGGGTTCTGGACCCCGAATGGACGCCACCGCCTCGAGGCGATGCGCCGCCTCGGCGCGAGGGCGATCACGGCGCTTGTCGTCCCCACGCGCGAGGTCGCGTGGCAGATCCTCGCGCTCAACACCGAGAAGGCGCACAACCTGAAGGAGCGCGCTCTCGAGGTTATTCGCATTTATCGCGGTCTACTCGAAGAAGACGATTCGCTCTCCGAGAAGGGCTTCGCGTTCTACCTCGAGGATCCCGCGCTCGTGACGCTCGGCGTCTGCTACGAGAAGAACCCGCGCTTCGCCGGCGGGGCGTACCACCCGGTCCTCCGCCGCGTCGAGGAGTTCAGCGAGCGACCGATCAAGGAGGCGATCGCGGAGCACGAGCGCCTCGCCGCGCTCACGCTCGAGGTCGAGGCGCAGGTCGCCACCGCGGTGCAGCGGCTCCGCGAGAAGGGCCTCGTGAGCCCGTACCTCCGGAGCTTCGTCGTCGCGCGCGTGAACCCGCTCCGCTGGATCCAGGGCGACCTCCCGCCCGCGGACAAGGTGCTGACCCAGATGCGCGACCGCGCCGCGAAGTTCAACGTGGACAAGGTCAAACAGGACGACCTCGCGCGCATGGGCGGCGGCGTCCCCGACGAGGAGTAA
- a CDS encoding GFA family protein — translation MISREGGCHCGRVRFRVTFDEGAPVHDCDCSICTKKGFLHVIVTKEAFTLLAGADALTTYTFNTGVAKHTFCSTCGVHAFYTPRSHPDGVDVNARCLDDFEALRPSLRVERFHGLEWEASVERIR, via the coding sequence ATGATCTCTCGAGAGGGCGGGTGTCATTGCGGGCGCGTTCGCTTCCGCGTGACGTTCGACGAGGGCGCGCCGGTCCACGACTGTGACTGCTCCATCTGCACGAAGAAGGGGTTCCTTCACGTCATCGTGACGAAGGAGGCCTTCACGCTGCTCGCGGGCGCGGACGCGCTCACGACGTACACGTTCAACACCGGCGTCGCGAAGCACACGTTCTGCAGTACGTGCGGAGTACACGCGTTTTACACGCCGCGGTCGCACCCCGACGGGGTCGACGTGAACGCGCGGTGCCTCGACGACTTCGAGGCGCTACGGCCGTCGCTCCGCGTCGAGCGGTTCCACGGTCTGGAGTGGGAAGCGAGCGTCGAGCGGATCCGTTGA
- a CDS encoding thiamine pyrophosphate-dependent dehydrogenase E1 component subunit alpha, translated as MSTSFETSSSSATPGGSGAKELAPDLALKIHDLMLKARVLEDRLITMYRQGDGYFWIGGPGEEAFNVPLGLLVDKGQGIQHDYLHLHYRSSATLLALGADPVDSLRQMKNTATDPYSRGRNFAGHYSARKWNVAPISSPIEVQYSIAPGTALAQRAAGSKGITIVQGGDAGTAEGDFATCLVWSSRKGTELPILIIVTNNKYGISTPYEGQHGEVRISDRGKAFGMQTATIDGNDVESAYWGLKKAIDYVRTERKPYLLEAMVSRLNGHSSASGANFVKDELDCLASWEKKLEERKLKTRAEMDEMRAKYTQELLEASKRVREEPQPAGESIWDHVFAAKNHVAGEG; from the coding sequence ATGTCCACGTCCTTCGAGACCTCGTCCTCCTCGGCCACGCCCGGCGGCTCGGGCGCGAAAGAGCTCGCGCCCGATCTCGCGCTGAAGATTCATGATCTCATGCTGAAGGCGCGCGTCCTCGAGGACCGCCTCATCACCATGTATCGGCAAGGTGACGGGTATTTCTGGATCGGCGGCCCGGGCGAGGAGGCGTTCAACGTCCCGCTCGGCCTCCTCGTCGACAAGGGGCAGGGGATCCAGCACGACTACCTGCACCTCCACTACCGCTCGAGCGCTACGCTCCTCGCGCTCGGCGCCGATCCGGTCGACTCGCTCCGGCAGATGAAGAACACCGCGACCGATCCGTACTCGCGGGGCCGCAACTTCGCGGGCCACTACTCGGCGCGGAAGTGGAACGTCGCGCCGATCAGCTCGCCGATCGAGGTGCAGTATTCGATCGCACCCGGCACCGCGCTCGCGCAGCGCGCGGCGGGCTCGAAGGGGATCACGATCGTCCAGGGCGGCGACGCCGGCACGGCCGAGGGCGACTTCGCGACCTGCCTCGTGTGGTCGTCGCGCAAGGGCACGGAGCTGCCGATCCTCATCATCGTGACGAACAACAAATACGGGATTTCCACGCCGTACGAGGGCCAGCACGGCGAGGTCCGCATCTCCGATCGCGGCAAGGCGTTCGGGATGCAGACCGCGACGATCGACGGCAACGACGTCGAGAGCGCGTACTGGGGCCTCAAGAAGGCGATCGACTACGTCCGCACCGAGCGCAAGCCCTACCTCCTCGAGGCGATGGTCTCACGCCTGAACGGCCACTCGAGCGCGTCGGGCGCGAACTTCGTGAAGGACGAGCTCGACTGCCTCGCGAGCTGGGAGAAGAAGCTCGAGGAGCGGAAGCTCAAGACGCGCGCGGAGATGGACGAGATGCGTGCAAAATACACGCAAGAGCTGCTCGAGGCCTCGAAGCGCGTCCGCGAGGAGCCGCAGCCGGCGGGCGAGTCGATCTGGGACCACGTGTTCGCGGCGAAGAACCACGTCGCAGGAGAGGGCTGA
- a CDS encoding 2-oxoglutarate dehydrogenase E1 component encodes MAFDDFGINAGFVEDLHAQYRQSPQSVEEHWRSYFASLDNGGAVARPAHTNGGTNGAAAHAYTNGANALASVVRDDQHAAAAIASRVQQLVNAYRVRGHLFARIDPLGQAPVAAPELELSHFDLTEADYDVEFPTVGIGGMPTRATLRQIIDHLSETYCGSIGVEYTHVEEPEARDWLQNAMESSRNKAKLDNAECVRILKHLTDAEIFEQFVHKNFLGAKRFSCEGAESMIAMLDLLIEYAAAGGCQEIVIGMAHRGRLNVLANVLNKNVREIFAAFTDSNPERNLGRGDVKYHLGESMDRPTTSGNTVHLTLAFNPSHLEFVNAVVEGRVRAKQDRRKRLNVMPLLIHGDAAFIGQGVVPETLNLAGLEGYATGGTVHLVVNNQIGFTTIPQDSRSTRYCTDITRMMKVPVFHVNGEDPEAVIQVTRLATEFRQRFGKDVVIDMLCYRKYGHNEGDEPRFTQPVMYKLIDKKPTVREVYVKKLVESGQLTQVEGDQLKADRHAALAQALEETKKGDFNKPPKAMGGVWAPYIGGPDKNVEDVATKVPKEVLVDLAARLATIPPSFNVNEKVQRLVIEPRRERVTKGEPFDWGTGEAMAFATLVNEGRSVRITGQDARRGTFTHRHATLFDSVTGERYTPLQHLGAGKFEIHDSPLSEAGVLGFEYGYSLDKPDTLVIWEAQFGDFANGAQVIIDQFIASGEDKWMRLSGLTLLLPHGYEGQGPEHSSARIERFLQLAASDNIQVCNLTTPAQLFHCLRRQVLRPWRKPLVIFTPKSLLRHKEAVSTTDDLANGRFQRVIPDAATDPAKVKRVLLCTGKVYYDLLDARRKLGRQDVAIVRLEQLYPLNQELTEVLAAYKDGTRLVWVQEEPRNAGSWYFLNANLVATIGERLPLSVVSRPAAASPATGSKASHDLEQKRLIEEAFAG; translated from the coding sequence ATGGCGTTCGACGATTTCGGCATCAACGCAGGCTTCGTCGAGGACCTGCACGCGCAATATCGGCAGAGTCCTCAGTCGGTCGAGGAGCACTGGCGGAGCTACTTCGCCTCGCTCGACAACGGCGGCGCGGTCGCGAGGCCGGCGCACACCAACGGCGGGACGAACGGCGCCGCCGCGCACGCGTACACGAACGGCGCGAACGCGCTCGCGAGCGTCGTCCGTGACGACCAGCACGCCGCGGCCGCGATCGCGAGCCGGGTGCAGCAGCTCGTCAACGCGTACCGCGTGCGCGGCCACCTCTTCGCGCGCATCGACCCGCTCGGCCAGGCGCCCGTCGCCGCGCCGGAGCTCGAGCTCTCGCACTTCGATCTGACCGAGGCCGACTACGACGTCGAGTTCCCGACGGTGGGCATCGGCGGCATGCCGACGCGCGCGACGCTGCGGCAGATCATCGATCACCTCTCCGAGACGTACTGCGGCTCGATCGGCGTCGAGTACACGCACGTCGAGGAGCCGGAGGCGCGCGACTGGCTCCAGAACGCGATGGAGTCGTCGCGGAACAAGGCGAAGCTCGACAACGCGGAGTGCGTCCGCATCCTCAAGCACCTCACCGACGCGGAGATCTTCGAGCAGTTCGTGCACAAGAACTTCCTCGGCGCGAAGCGGTTCTCGTGCGAGGGCGCCGAGAGCATGATCGCGATGCTCGATCTCCTGATCGAGTACGCCGCCGCCGGCGGCTGCCAGGAGATCGTCATCGGCATGGCCCACCGCGGCCGCCTGAACGTGCTCGCGAACGTCCTCAACAAGAACGTGCGCGAGATCTTCGCCGCCTTCACCGACTCGAACCCGGAGCGGAACCTCGGCCGCGGCGACGTGAAGTACCACCTCGGCGAGTCGATGGACCGCCCCACCACCTCGGGCAACACCGTCCACCTCACCCTCGCGTTCAACCCTAGCCACCTCGAGTTCGTGAACGCCGTCGTCGAGGGGCGCGTCCGCGCGAAGCAGGACCGCCGCAAGCGCCTCAACGTGATGCCGCTCCTCATCCACGGCGACGCGGCGTTCATCGGCCAGGGCGTCGTGCCGGAGACGTTGAACCTCGCCGGCCTCGAGGGCTACGCGACCGGCGGCACGGTCCACCTCGTCGTGAACAACCAGATCGGCTTCACGACGATCCCGCAGGACTCGCGCTCGACGCGCTACTGCACCGACATCACGCGGATGATGAAGGTGCCTGTTTTCCACGTCAACGGCGAAGACCCCGAAGCGGTGATCCAGGTCACGCGCCTCGCGACGGAGTTCCGCCAGCGGTTCGGCAAGGACGTCGTCATCGACATGCTCTGCTACCGCAAGTACGGGCACAACGAGGGCGACGAGCCGCGCTTCACGCAGCCGGTCATGTACAAGCTGATCGACAAGAAGCCGACCGTGCGCGAGGTCTACGTGAAGAAGCTGGTCGAGAGCGGCCAGCTCACGCAGGTAGAGGGCGATCAGCTCAAGGCCGACCGCCACGCCGCGCTCGCGCAGGCGCTCGAGGAGACGAAGAAGGGCGACTTCAACAAGCCGCCGAAGGCGATGGGCGGCGTCTGGGCGCCGTACATCGGCGGGCCCGACAAGAACGTCGAGGACGTCGCGACGAAGGTGCCGAAGGAGGTCCTCGTCGATCTCGCCGCGCGCCTCGCGACGATCCCGCCGAGCTTCAACGTGAACGAGAAGGTGCAGCGGCTCGTGATCGAGCCGCGGCGCGAGCGCGTCACGAAGGGCGAGCCGTTCGACTGGGGCACCGGCGAGGCGATGGCGTTCGCGACGCTCGTGAACGAGGGCCGCTCGGTCCGCATCACGGGGCAGGACGCGCGGCGCGGGACGTTCACCCACCGCCACGCGACGCTCTTCGACTCGGTCACCGGCGAGCGCTACACGCCGCTCCAGCACCTCGGCGCGGGCAAGTTCGAGATCCACGACTCTCCCCTCTCCGAAGCGGGCGTCCTCGGCTTCGAGTACGGCTACAGCCTCGACAAGCCCGACACGCTCGTCATCTGGGAGGCGCAGTTCGGCGACTTCGCGAACGGCGCGCAGGTGATCATCGACCAGTTCATCGCCTCGGGCGAGGACAAGTGGATGCGCCTCTCCGGCCTCACGCTCCTCCTCCCGCACGGCTACGAGGGCCAGGGTCCGGAGCACTCGAGCGCGCGCATCGAGCGGTTCCTCCAGCTCGCGGCGTCGGACAACATCCAGGTCTGCAACCTCACCACGCCGGCGCAGCTGTTCCACTGCCTCCGCCGGCAGGTGCTCCGTCCGTGGCGCAAGCCCCTCGTCATCTTCACGCCGAAGAGCCTCCTCCGGCACAAGGAGGCGGTCTCGACGACGGACGACCTCGCGAACGGCCGCTTCCAGCGCGTCATCCCCGACGCCGCGACCGATCCGGCGAAGGTGAAGCGCGTGCTCCTCTGCACGGGCAAGGTCTACTACGACCTCCTCGACGCGCGGCGGAAGCTCGGGCGCCAGGACGTCGCGATCGTGCGCCTCGAGCAGCTCTATCCGCTGAACCAGGAGCTCACCGAGGTCCTCGCGGCGTACAAGGACGGCACGCGGCTCGTGTGGGTCCAGGAGGAGCCCCGCAACGCGGGCTCGTGGTACTTCCTGAACGCGAACCTCGTCGCCACGATCGGCGAGCGGCTCCCGCTCAGCGTCGTCTCGCGCCCCGCCGCCGCGAGCCCGGCCACGGGCAGCAAGGCGAGCCACGACCTCGAGCAGAAGCGCCTGATCGAAGAGGCCTTCGCGGGCTGA
- a CDS encoding periplasmic heavy metal sensor, protein MALCGIGIAAGVIGVVALVRRFLFRRHYARFGGGGYACGPRGGARWRRGPGGSFWLRAVFARLDTTPGQEREIRSAIEDFQTQARAAKEGLKGAREHLAKAVGAEAFDESALVEASATAEDATGKVKEALAATLRRIHAVLDAHQRERLAELLARGPRFRARWGGPYRDAAV, encoded by the coding sequence ATGGCTCTCTGTGGGATCGGCATTGCGGCAGGTGTGATCGGTGTCGTCGCGCTCGTGCGGCGCTTCCTCTTCCGGCGGCACTACGCGCGCTTCGGCGGCGGTGGTTATGCGTGTGGGCCTCGCGGCGGCGCGCGCTGGCGTCGCGGTCCGGGCGGGAGCTTCTGGCTCCGCGCCGTCTTCGCGCGGCTCGACACGACGCCGGGACAGGAGCGCGAGATCCGATCCGCGATCGAGGACTTCCAGACGCAGGCGCGCGCCGCGAAGGAGGGCCTGAAGGGAGCGCGCGAGCACCTCGCGAAGGCGGTCGGCGCCGAGGCGTTCGACGAGAGCGCGCTCGTCGAGGCGAGCGCGACCGCGGAGGACGCGACCGGCAAGGTGAAGGAGGCCCTCGCCGCCACGCTCCGCCGCATCCACGCCGTCCTCGACGCACACCAGCGCGAACGCCTCGCCGAGCTCCTCGCCCGCGGCCCACGCTTCCGCGCCCGCTGGGGCGGCCCCTACCGCGACGCAGCCGTCTGA
- a CDS encoding alpha-ketoacid dehydrogenase subunit beta yields the protein MATMVQAIRMALHVGESRLGVTDIFGEDVGPPLGGVFTATQGLKTAWNSPLDERGIVGMAIGLALAGRKPVAEIQFCDYAFNTVDLLKIAGNTYWSSAGDWNVPMVLMTPVGAGIRGSIYHSHSFDAQATRIPGWKIVMPSNPRDAYGLLLSAIVDPNPVFFLKPKALLRAKARPGEEIPGEPGDDKALSKMIDAPLGDRSKWQPEWPKLDDLFIPIGEARTARAGQHVTVLTYGRNVPMALAAADELAREESVEVEVIDLRSLHPYDWTAIKASVKKTHRVLCLNEDTEITNFGEHLVRRIVEELFYELWAPPALLAGAHVPGIGLADNLEHASVPTKDKVKQALKDLAKQVP from the coding sequence ATGGCGACGATGGTCCAGGCGATCCGGATGGCGCTCCACGTCGGCGAGAGCCGGCTCGGGGTGACGGACATCTTCGGCGAGGACGTGGGCCCGCCGCTCGGCGGCGTCTTCACCGCGACGCAGGGCCTCAAGACGGCGTGGAACTCGCCGCTCGACGAGCGCGGCATCGTCGGGATGGCGATCGGCCTCGCGCTCGCGGGCCGCAAGCCGGTCGCCGAGATCCAGTTCTGCGACTATGCGTTCAACACCGTCGACCTCCTCAAGATCGCGGGCAACACGTACTGGTCGTCGGCCGGCGACTGGAACGTCCCGATGGTGCTGATGACGCCGGTCGGCGCCGGCATCCGCGGCAGCATCTACCACTCGCACTCGTTCGACGCGCAGGCGACGCGCATCCCCGGCTGGAAGATCGTGATGCCGTCGAACCCGCGCGACGCGTACGGCCTCCTCCTCTCGGCGATCGTGGACCCGAACCCGGTCTTCTTCCTGAAGCCGAAGGCGCTCCTCCGCGCGAAGGCGCGCCCGGGCGAGGAGATCCCGGGCGAGCCCGGCGACGACAAGGCGCTCTCGAAGATGATCGACGCGCCGCTCGGCGATCGCTCGAAGTGGCAGCCCGAGTGGCCGAAGCTCGACGACCTCTTCATCCCGATCGGCGAGGCCCGCACCGCGCGCGCGGGCCAGCACGTCACGGTCCTCACCTACGGCCGCAACGTCCCGATGGCGCTCGCCGCCGCCGACGAGCTCGCGCGCGAGGAGTCCGTCGAGGTCGAGGTGATCGACCTTCGTTCGCTGCACCCGTACGACTGGACGGCGATCAAGGCGAGCGTGAAGAAGACGCACCGCGTCCTCTGCCTCAACGAGGACACGGAGATCACGAACTTCGGCGAGCACCTCGTCCGCCGCATCGTCGAGGAGCTCTTCTACGAGCTCTGGGCCCCGCCCGCGCTCCTCGCCGGCGCCCACGTCCCCGGCATCGGCCTCGCCGACAACCTCGAACACGCCAGCGTCCCGACCAAGGACAAGGTCAAGCAGGCGCTCAAGGACCTCGCGAAGCAGGTTCCATAG
- a CDS encoding serine/threonine protein kinase, with product MGLSEGAKLERYEIVRLVGRGGMGEVYHAIDTRLRRPVALKVLRNDTDQSWETGTGGVARLMREAQAAAALNHPNSVAIYELGEADGVHFIAMELVSGESLRSHTKNPLTTLETKVGWLVDAARALWAAHRAGIIHRDIKPANIMVSDEGTVKVLDFGLAKPLPEGAQSAPNPHSFQTNFGQVLGTPRYMAPEQLVGETPDGRSDQFQFGLTAYELLSGEYAGGPLVLEVMPLHKMKPEIPIELSDVVMRMLKQERQERFATMDEVAQALARCLPLVAPQEKTERFKPFDDETIRQVGAPVTAEMLAPKDIPLRTVNGKAVGTVKMATPVGPMTPLPMPSAAAPGPPRPAPNPKSVTAPFSAPVPPTSAVPVPPSFRASRVSVPFPVPAPPPKNDNVVWIAIGVGVLTFAIVVGGLLALFLR from the coding sequence GTGGGTCTCTCGGAAGGCGCAAAGCTCGAGCGCTACGAGATCGTCCGCCTGGTCGGGCGTGGCGGGATGGGCGAGGTCTATCACGCGATCGACACGCGCCTGCGACGGCCCGTCGCCTTGAAGGTGCTGCGAAACGACACGGACCAGAGCTGGGAGACCGGGACCGGCGGCGTCGCGCGCCTCATGCGCGAGGCCCAGGCCGCCGCCGCGCTGAACCATCCCAACTCGGTCGCGATCTACGAGCTCGGCGAGGCCGACGGCGTCCACTTCATCGCGATGGAGCTCGTGAGCGGCGAGTCCTTGCGGAGCCACACGAAGAACCCGCTCACCACGCTCGAGACGAAGGTCGGCTGGCTCGTCGACGCGGCGCGCGCGCTGTGGGCCGCGCATCGGGCCGGCATCATCCATCGCGACATCAAGCCGGCGAACATCATGGTCTCGGACGAGGGCACGGTGAAGGTGCTCGACTTCGGCCTCGCGAAGCCGCTGCCGGAGGGCGCGCAGTCGGCCCCGAACCCGCACAGCTTCCAGACCAACTTCGGCCAGGTCCTCGGCACCCCGCGCTACATGGCGCCGGAGCAGCTCGTCGGCGAGACGCCCGACGGCCGGTCCGATCAGTTCCAGTTCGGGCTCACCGCCTACGAGCTGCTCTCGGGCGAATACGCGGGCGGGCCGCTCGTGCTCGAGGTCATGCCGCTCCACAAGATGAAGCCGGAGATCCCGATCGAGCTCTCCGACGTGGTGATGCGGATGCTGAAGCAGGAGCGACAGGAGCGCTTCGCCACGATGGACGAGGTCGCGCAGGCGCTCGCGCGGTGCCTCCCGCTCGTCGCGCCGCAGGAGAAGACGGAGCGGTTCAAGCCGTTCGACGACGAGACCATCCGCCAGGTCGGCGCGCCGGTCACGGCGGAGATGCTCGCGCCGAAGGACATCCCGCTCCGCACCGTGAACGGCAAGGCGGTCGGCACGGTGAAGATGGCGACGCCGGTCGGCCCGATGACGCCGCTGCCGATGCCGTCGGCCGCCGCGCCCGGGCCGCCGCGGCCCGCGCCGAACCCGAAGAGCGTGACCGCGCCGTTCAGCGCGCCCGTCCCGCCGACGTCGGCGGTGCCGGTGCCGCCGTCGTTCCGCGCGAGCCGCGTGAGCGTCCCCTTCCCCGTCCCCGCGCCGCCGCCGAAGAACGACAACGTCGTGTGGATCGCGATCGGCGTCGGCGTGCTCACCTTCGCGATCGTGGTCGGGGGGCTCCTCGCGCTTTTCCTGCGCTGA